From a region of the Methanolobus tindarius DSM 2278 genome:
- a CDS encoding ABC transporter ATP-binding protein has translation MRMILQGVSFDYSSSSVLKDVNMELHPGEILGIIGPNGAGKSTLIKCIDRILDPQGSVMLNGSDMGKMDRMDVAKCIAYVPQSPDISFPTTVLDTVLMGRRPHSSWNFSQNDIDKALNALDMLNISDLAMRDFAEISGGQQQRVFIARAIAQETGIMLLDEPTSSLDIKYQMALMEILKKLAGEFDISVVMAIHDLNMAVRYSNRLLLMSGGRIVAAGEPLDVLNENNMRVHYGVEAVAKSENGVPYIVPLKLV, from the coding sequence ATGAGAATGATCTTGCAGGGTGTCAGTTTTGATTATTCCAGTTCTTCTGTGTTAAAGGATGTTAATATGGAATTGCATCCGGGTGAGATTCTGGGAATCATCGGGCCCAATGGTGCCGGGAAGTCAACACTTATCAAATGCATTGACAGGATTCTGGATCCGCAAGGATCTGTGATGCTTAATGGTTCTGATATGGGTAAAATGGATCGTATGGATGTTGCAAAATGTATTGCTTATGTCCCACAGTCTCCTGATATCTCATTCCCGACTACCGTGCTGGATACTGTTCTTATGGGCAGGAGACCACATTCTTCATGGAATTTTTCCCAAAATGACATTGATAAGGCGTTGAATGCTCTTGATATGTTGAATATTTCAGATCTTGCAATGAGGGATTTTGCCGAGATCAGCGGAGGCCAGCAGCAAAGAGTGTTTATTGCCCGTGCAATTGCCCAGGAAACTGGTATTATGCTGCTGGATGAGCCTACAAGCAGTCTTGATATCAAGTATCAGATGGCCCTGATGGAGATTCTGAAAAAGCTGGCGGGTGAGTTTGATATTTCAGTGGTCATGGCTATTCATGATTTGAATATGGCAGTCCGCTATTCTAACCGCCTTCTTTTGATGTCAGGTGGAAGGATTGTAGCTGCCGGAGAACCTCTGGATGTTCTGAATGAGAATAACATGAGGGTACACTATGGTGTTGAAGCTGTGGCTAAAAGTGAGAATGGTGTTCCTTACATTGTCCCTCTGAAACTGGTTTAG
- the cas7b gene encoding type I-B CRISPR-associated protein Cas7/Csh2: MSDVISNRSELLFLYDVKDSNPNGDPLDENRPRIDEETGINLVTDVRLKRTIRDYLYKFKEQEIFVREIEDDEGHIQDAKLRAEDFLLENGKAVDKKDISLPEMKKIIDENVLKDCIDVRLFGVTLPIEKDTNKSSSITHTGPVQFKIGRSLHKVFTKHFKGTGAFASKKGASQKTFREEDFLPYSLICFYGIINENVAKETRLTEDDIKLLLDGMWNGTKSLISRSKVGQVPRLILKINYKKENYHIGDLNNMLKLDSNIPDDEIRDVSQINLDISQLISAFSKNIETIDNVEYCIDDRVKLLFDGKETTLSECLNNTKLSIKELKF; encoded by the coding sequence ATGAGTGACGTAATTTCAAATCGTTCAGAATTATTATTTTTGTATGACGTAAAAGATTCGAACCCCAATGGTGACCCTCTCGATGAGAATAGACCTAGGATAGATGAAGAAACTGGAATTAATCTTGTTACAGATGTAAGACTAAAAAGAACAATTCGAGATTACCTGTATAAATTTAAGGAACAAGAGATATTCGTTCGTGAAATTGAAGATGACGAAGGTCATATCCAAGATGCAAAACTCAGAGCTGAAGACTTTTTACTGGAAAATGGCAAGGCTGTAGACAAAAAAGATATTAGTCTGCCAGAGATGAAAAAAATTATTGATGAAAATGTTCTCAAAGATTGTATTGATGTCAGATTGTTTGGTGTCACACTTCCCATTGAAAAAGATACTAACAAAAGTTCTTCAATTACCCATACAGGTCCAGTTCAATTTAAAATAGGACGTTCATTGCATAAAGTTTTTACAAAACATTTCAAAGGAACTGGAGCATTTGCATCTAAAAAAGGTGCATCGCAAAAAACCTTCAGAGAAGAAGATTTTTTACCTTATTCGCTTATTTGTTTCTATGGTATCATAAATGAAAATGTTGCAAAAGAAACACGATTGACGGAAGATGACATAAAATTGCTTTTAGATGGAATGTGGAATGGAACAAAAAGCCTAATATCTAGATCAAAAGTAGGTCAGGTTCCAAGATTGATTCTAAAAATCAATTACAAAAAAGAAAACTATCACATCGGTGATCTGAATAATATGCTAAAACTTGATTCAAACATACCAGATGACGAAATACGTGATGTTTCCCAGATAAATTTAGATATTTCACAACTTATCAGTGCCTTCTCTAAAAACATTGAGACTATTGATAACGTTGAATACTGTATAGACGACAGAGTGAAGTTGTTATTTGATGGAAAAGAAACAACTCTCAGTGAATGTCTAAATAATACTAAATTATCAATCAAAGAACTGAAGTTTTAG
- a CDS encoding CRISPR-associated endonuclease Cas6 codes for MKIFRLTLTSTRPIKGSGAQLRGFFATKFNEYNLLHQHNTDKFIYQYPMVQYKMIGQTPTVIGINDGAEVLKEIYDEYDKINLNGNEYEIVERGINYKKEDFGISEKLIKYDFVTPWFALNQENHRKYLSSDKEQQTELLNRNLTGNMLSMSKSLNYQVPERIKCHTELKARRSSLKGNEILAFKGSFVTNFQIPDYLGVGKSVSRGFGTVKKCNL; via the coding sequence TTGAAGATTTTTAGATTAACCCTCACCTCCACCCGCCCCATCAAAGGATCCGGTGCACAGCTTAGAGGCTTCTTTGCCACCAAATTCAACGAATACAACCTCTTACACCAACATAACACTGACAAGTTCATCTACCAGTACCCAATGGTCCAATACAAAATGATAGGTCAAACACCCACAGTAATCGGAATAAATGATGGTGCAGAAGTGCTCAAAGAGATATACGATGAATACGACAAGATCAACCTTAACGGCAATGAGTATGAAATTGTAGAGCGAGGAATAAACTACAAAAAAGAAGATTTTGGAATATCTGAAAAACTGATTAAATACGATTTTGTAACACCCTGGTTCGCACTAAATCAGGAAAATCACAGAAAATACCTTTCTTCTGATAAAGAACAACAAACAGAACTACTCAACAGGAATCTGACAGGTAACATGCTTTCTATGTCAAAATCCCTGAACTACCAAGTTCCTGAAAGGATTAAATGCCATACCGAACTGAAAGCCCGTCGTTCAAGTCTGAAAGGAAACGAGATACTTGCTTTCAAAGGCTCCTTTGTCACAAACTTTCAGATCCCAGACTACCTGGGCGTAGGTAAATCCGTATCACGTGGATTTGGGACGGTGAAAAAATGCAACTTGTAA
- the cas5b gene encoding type I-B CRISPR-associated protein Cas5b: protein MDKVLAFDVWGEYAHFRKYYTTTSPLTFSIPPRTAICGLIAAIIGIDKTEYLSYFSKDKADIAVKLLSPVKKVRLSENLIDTKTALVMGKIKNRTQIRFELLKDARFRIYFSHKEAELYEKLHSYLTQHQSFYTPCLGLSEHIANFVFVGEFSVELKNGTEDFVVIDSAIPVKQNSNLKIRFDENGGEYFHETLPIEMAEDRTVLEYSKVAFERNGQPIIAKFDTYWELDNGERIVFL from the coding sequence GTGGATAAAGTACTTGCATTCGATGTGTGGGGAGAATATGCTCATTTCAGGAAGTATTATACCACCACATCACCCCTCACTTTTTCCATACCACCACGAACTGCAATATGTGGCTTAATTGCAGCAATTATTGGCATTGATAAAACAGAATATCTTAGTTATTTCTCAAAAGATAAAGCTGATATTGCTGTGAAACTGTTGTCTCCAGTAAAAAAGGTTAGACTTTCTGAAAATCTAATTGACACCAAAACTGCACTAGTGATGGGTAAAATAAAGAACCGTACACAAATACGCTTCGAACTTCTAAAAGATGCAAGGTTTAGAATATATTTTAGCCATAAAGAAGCTGAATTATATGAAAAACTGCATTCATACCTTACACAACATCAGTCATTTTATACACCCTGTCTTGGACTTAGTGAACATATTGCAAATTTTGTGTTTGTTGGAGAATTCAGTGTAGAACTGAAAAATGGAACCGAAGATTTTGTAGTAATAGATTCCGCAATTCCAGTCAAACAAAATTCAAATTTAAAAATAAGGTTTGATGAAAATGGTGGCGAGTATTTCCATGAAACCTTACCTATTGAAATGGCAGAGGATAGAACTGTACTGGAATATTCTAAAGTAGCTTTTGAGCGTAATGGTCAACCCATCATTGCAAAATTTGACACGTATTGGGAACTTGATAATGGTGAGAGAATTGTCTTCTTATGA
- the cas2 gene encoding CRISPR-associated endonuclease Cas2: MLVWVIYDIADDPIRKKVSDKCKNYGLYRVQKSVFLGDLNANQRDSLAIECEDLIDPEVDSVYIFPMDDESFRKVKLIGQAFDKELVSDEVLTTFF, encoded by the coding sequence ATGTTAGTGTGGGTAATATATGACATTGCTGATGATCCAATCAGAAAAAAAGTCAGTGATAAATGCAAGAACTATGGCCTTTACAGGGTTCAAAAAAGTGTCTTTCTGGGCGATCTCAATGCAAACCAAAGGGATTCTCTTGCAATTGAATGTGAAGATCTAATAGACCCAGAAGTAGATTCAGTTTATATTTTCCCAATGGATGATGAATCATTCAGAAAGGTCAAACTGATAGGACAGGCTTTTGATAAAGAGCTTGTTAGTGATGAAGTATTAACAACTTTCTTCTGA
- a CDS encoding FecCD family ABC transporter permease: protein MASSQENVSSVHAIKNDYQKTRKRKVIIIGFLFFLLIAIVGFASTIGVINFSITEVYHTIFDHFFPGYFQVSGKAERVVWNIRLPRVCLGILSGIGLGLAGAIMQGILRNPLASPYTLGISSASGFGAAVAITLGSGLLDGEYLIIGNAFAGALISSIVVLALSGKKGTSPETMLLAGIAMMFLFSSSVALLQYFASDEAAKEVTFWLIGSLSYADWDKVKAIFIVLVLTVPLLMWKARDLNIIIAGDDTAKSLGLNVPKIRVMLMVLASLLTASIVCFTGTIGFIGLVAPHITRMIIGGDNRFVFPVSALVGGVLLSVADIVAITVMSPIILPIGIVTSYMGVPLFMYLIVRKRKDYW from the coding sequence ATGGCATCTTCTCAGGAAAATGTAAGTTCTGTTCATGCTATTAAAAATGATTATCAAAAAACAAGAAAAAGAAAAGTCATCATTATTGGTTTTTTATTTTTCCTGTTGATTGCTATTGTGGGATTTGCCTCTACTATAGGGGTTATAAATTTCTCAATTACTGAGGTCTATCATACAATATTTGATCACTTTTTTCCAGGATATTTTCAGGTAAGCGGAAAAGCAGAGAGGGTTGTCTGGAATATTAGGCTTCCAAGGGTCTGTCTTGGAATTCTTTCAGGTATTGGTCTTGGGCTTGCAGGTGCGATAATGCAGGGGATTCTAAGAAATCCATTGGCTTCTCCATATACGCTGGGCATTTCCTCTGCTTCTGGTTTTGGTGCTGCGGTGGCAATTACACTCGGTTCCGGTTTACTGGATGGTGAATATCTTATCATCGGAAATGCGTTTGCAGGTGCACTCATCTCTTCCATTGTGGTTCTCGCACTTTCCGGGAAAAAGGGTACCAGTCCTGAAACAATGCTACTTGCAGGTATTGCAATGATGTTCCTTTTTTCATCAAGTGTTGCATTGCTCCAGTATTTTGCAAGTGATGAAGCAGCAAAAGAAGTTACTTTCTGGCTTATTGGCAGCCTGTCCTATGCTGATTGGGACAAAGTAAAAGCAATATTTATTGTACTGGTCCTTACGGTTCCTTTGCTTATGTGGAAAGCACGCGATCTCAATATAATCATTGCAGGTGATGATACTGCAAAAAGCCTGGGTCTGAATGTTCCAAAGATCAGAGTTATGTTAATGGTGCTTGCTTCTTTACTAACTGCCAGCATTGTTTGTTTCACAGGTACGATAGGATTCATTGGTCTTGTGGCACCACACATAACCCGTATGATAATCGGAGGTGATAATCGCTTTGTATTTCCTGTATCTGCTTTGGTCGGGGGAGTTTTACTCTCTGTTGCAGATATCGTTGCAATAACTGTGATGTCTCCGATTATATTACCCATCGGAATTGTCACTTCGTATATGGGTGTTCCACTGTTTATGTATTTGATAGTCAGGAAAAGAAAGGATTACTGGTGA
- a CDS encoding CRISPR-associated helicase/endonuclease Cas3 yields MSSYELLSHPEKTLYIHLKNVADISRITINSKNLNFENLDVNILADISYIIGACHDFGKATHYFQDYIRERDEQRKLTLKNNPLTQHGLISAVFAYYVLKQYLKEKNEELFFIPLFGYLAVKRHHGNLDNPIFELVALDDDKIEYLKKQAEAIDPKQITEIYQSLLTDIDTNDFLKQIESLSLEIKKSKRQLIRHLKNESSTYSYILFQLLYSILLNSDKTDAASLNMPTRPNLSPLLVDEYRKFKKWDKTEEGINNIRNLIYSDVTDEIKNINLDHRIYSLNVPTGTGKTLTSFSLSLKLREKIESELNYSPKIIYSLPFLSIIDQNYSVFEDVFKTIYEDEPDTSTLLKHHHLSDIQYTFQDDEFKEDKALLLIEGWNSEIVVTTFIQFFHSLISNRNRSLRKFHNIANSIVILDEVQSIPHKYWLLFKELIITLSKHLNTYFIFVTATQPLIYNENEREIVELAKNKNDYFSKFDRISLQYLPEPMSLDDFKEKVRLDIETMENNDFLIVLNTINASKKVYEHLTFSKKESVDYFYLSTHITPKERLERIKQIKNTEKRRVIVSTQLIEAGVDIDVDVVYRDMSTLDSINQVAGRCNRNFDIKKKGEVKVFILKDERKEYYKYIYSTFLIDKTKETLDGTGIIKEKEFLELNNEYFKKIKETQSEDEAKKILDALHNMRFDYIKENFHLIENDYEKADVFIEIDDNAHDIWQQFKALREIKNSLERKNKFLNFKKQFYEYVISVPKAKVPSLVDSNTEISYVSLEILSEWYNKETGFIAKEEGALIF; encoded by the coding sequence TTGTCTTCTTATGAACTACTCTCTCACCCCGAGAAAACACTCTACATTCATCTTAAAAATGTTGCAGATATTAGTAGGATTACTATTAATTCAAAGAATTTAAATTTTGAAAATTTAGATGTGAATATTCTTGCAGATATATCATATATAATTGGTGCCTGCCATGACTTTGGTAAAGCCACACATTATTTTCAAGATTATATAAGAGAAAGAGATGAACAACGTAAGTTGACGCTTAAAAACAATCCTCTTACCCAACATGGATTAATTTCTGCTGTCTTTGCCTACTATGTGCTAAAACAGTATCTTAAAGAAAAAAACGAGGAGCTTTTTTTTATACCATTATTTGGATATTTAGCTGTAAAAAGGCATCATGGTAACCTGGATAACCCTATTTTTGAATTGGTTGCACTAGATGATGACAAAATTGAATATTTAAAAAAGCAAGCTGAAGCTATTGATCCAAAGCAAATCACAGAGATTTATCAATCACTTTTAACGGATATAGATACCAACGATTTTTTGAAGCAAATAGAATCATTGTCTTTAGAAATTAAAAAAAGCAAAAGGCAACTAATAAGGCACTTGAAAAATGAAAGTTCAACATATAGTTATATACTCTTTCAACTTCTATATTCGATTCTTTTAAACTCGGACAAAACGGATGCTGCAAGCCTCAATATGCCTACTCGACCAAATCTTAGTCCATTATTAGTGGATGAATATCGTAAATTTAAAAAATGGGATAAAACAGAAGAAGGAATTAACAACATTCGAAATCTAATCTATTCTGATGTTACAGATGAAATTAAGAACATAAATCTTGATCATAGAATCTATTCTTTGAATGTTCCAACTGGCACAGGAAAAACACTTACTTCATTCTCATTGTCATTAAAATTAAGAGAAAAGATAGAGAGTGAACTCAATTATTCTCCAAAAATAATATACAGTTTGCCTTTTTTGAGCATAATAGATCAGAATTATTCAGTATTCGAAGATGTTTTTAAAACAATTTATGAAGATGAACCAGATACATCTACACTATTAAAACATCACCACTTGTCAGATATTCAGTACACATTTCAAGATGATGAGTTTAAAGAAGATAAAGCACTTTTATTAATTGAAGGTTGGAATTCTGAAATAGTTGTCACCACATTCATACAGTTTTTCCATTCTCTGATATCGAATAGAAATCGATCATTAAGAAAATTCCACAACATTGCTAATTCCATTGTTATTCTCGATGAAGTTCAATCTATTCCACATAAGTATTGGCTACTTTTTAAAGAACTTATTATAACATTATCCAAGCATCTAAACACATATTTTATCTTTGTTACTGCAACACAACCTCTTATTTATAATGAAAATGAAAGAGAAATTGTTGAACTTGCAAAGAATAAGAATGACTATTTTTCCAAATTTGATCGAATTAGCCTTCAGTACTTACCTGAACCTATGAGTTTAGATGATTTCAAAGAAAAGGTTAGATTAGACATTGAAACAATGGAAAATAATGATTTTTTAATCGTTTTAAACACCATCAATGCAAGTAAAAAAGTATATGAGCATCTCACATTTTCGAAAAAAGAATCCGTTGACTACTTTTATCTTTCAACACATATAACTCCAAAAGAACGCCTTGAAAGAATTAAACAAATAAAGAACACTGAAAAACGGAGAGTAATAGTAAGCACTCAATTGATAGAAGCAGGTGTTGATATTGATGTTGATGTGGTTTATAGAGACATGAGTACTTTGGACTCTATTAACCAAGTTGCAGGAAGATGTAATAGGAATTTTGATATCAAAAAGAAGGGAGAAGTAAAAGTATTCATTCTCAAAGATGAGAGAAAAGAATACTACAAATATATCTATTCCACCTTTCTGATTGATAAAACCAAAGAAACCTTAGATGGAACTGGTATCATTAAAGAAAAGGAGTTTTTGGAACTAAACAATGAGTATTTCAAAAAGATAAAAGAAACTCAAAGTGAAGATGAAGCAAAAAAAATCCTGGATGCCTTACATAATATGCGTTTTGATTACATCAAGGAAAATTTCCATCTGATTGAAAATGATTATGAAAAAGCAGATGTATTCATTGAAATTGATGATAATGCCCATGATATTTGGCAACAATTCAAAGCACTTCGTGAAATCAAGAACTCACTTGAAAGGAAAAACAAATTCTTGAATTTTAAAAAGCAGTTCTATGAGTATGTAATTTCGGTTCCAAAAGCTAAAGTCCCATCTTTAGTTGATTCTAATACCGAAATAAGTTATGTTTCACTTGAAATACTGAGTGAATGGTACAATAAAGAAACAGGATTTATAGCAAAAGAAGAAGGAGCATTGATTTTTTGA
- the cas1 gene encoding CRISPR-associated endonuclease Cas1: MQLVINSRGSYLKKQQNCFLVKNEDKVFEVSANKVESILITTSATITTDAIKFAVENNIDIVFLDHFGDPYGRVWHSKLGSTVLIRRKQLEIANKEQGFKLARGWIEIKINNQIEFLKDLKKNRPEKREEMDEYITNINTMIHKLLELDGVLDEARGTIMGIEGMSSRHYFNALSYIMPEKWKFEGRSRNPAVDEFNCLLNYGYGVLYSMVEKACILSGLDPYVGFMHTDNYNKKSLVFDLIEMYRIHVDRTVVNLFSKRKVKEEYFDKIPNGLSLNKEGKALLIQSLNEALDQSIGYHGRNIKIRNTIQYDCHKIANELIK; this comes from the coding sequence ATGCAACTTGTAATTAATTCACGTGGCTCCTACCTCAAAAAACAACAGAACTGTTTTCTTGTAAAGAACGAAGACAAGGTATTCGAAGTCTCCGCCAACAAAGTTGAAAGTATCCTTATAACCACATCAGCAACCATCACAACCGATGCCATCAAGTTTGCTGTCGAAAATAATATTGACATAGTATTTCTGGACCACTTCGGAGATCCATATGGAAGAGTATGGCATTCCAAATTAGGAAGTACCGTACTCATCCGTAGAAAACAGCTTGAGATAGCAAATAAAGAACAGGGATTCAAACTAGCAAGAGGTTGGATAGAGATCAAGATCAACAATCAGATCGAATTCCTGAAAGATCTAAAAAAGAACCGTCCTGAAAAACGGGAAGAAATGGATGAATACATTACAAATATAAATACAATGATACATAAACTCCTTGAGCTTGATGGCGTTCTGGATGAAGCAAGAGGAACTATAATGGGAATAGAAGGCATGTCTTCAAGACATTATTTTAATGCACTTAGCTACATAATGCCTGAAAAATGGAAATTTGAAGGACGAAGTAGAAATCCTGCGGTGGATGAATTCAATTGCCTACTTAATTATGGATATGGAGTTCTTTATTCAATGGTAGAAAAAGCCTGTATCCTCTCAGGACTTGATCCATATGTAGGGTTTATGCATACTGACAACTATAACAAAAAATCTCTTGTCTTTGACCTTATAGAGATGTATCGTATCCATGTTGACAGAACTGTTGTTAATCTATTCTCTAAAAGAAAGGTCAAAGAAGAATACTTTGATAAGATTCCAAATGGCCTTAGTCTTAACAAAGAAGGCAAAGCTCTACTTATACAATCACTTAATGAGGCCTTAGACCAGAGTATTGGATATCATGGCAGAAATATCAAGATCAGAAATACAATACAGTATGATTGCCACAAAATAGCCAATGAACTAATAAAATGA
- the cas4 gene encoding CRISPR-associated protein Cas4, with amino-acid sequence MEELESESSTIITISDVLEYLFCPRFIYFMYCLDIPQHEENRFKVIKGRDVHKKRQMTNREYVRKKLNCISKESEVYVVSKAHHIKGIVDEVLFLEDNTAAPLEYKFAEYKDKVFSTYKYQLVLQALLIKENYNIEVQKGYICYTRSNSMIKELAFKLSDFKKANDIIKDIIQIVDKGKYPQATKSKNKCIDCCYRNICA; translated from the coding sequence ATGGAAGAGCTAGAAAGTGAAAGTTCTACAATAATTACTATTTCAGACGTGCTGGAATATCTATTCTGCCCCAGATTTATCTATTTTATGTACTGCCTGGATATACCTCAACATGAAGAAAACAGATTCAAGGTCATCAAAGGAAGAGATGTTCATAAAAAGCGGCAAATGACAAACAGAGAATATGTGAGGAAGAAACTAAACTGTATTAGCAAAGAATCCGAAGTCTATGTCGTTTCCAAAGCCCACCACATAAAAGGAATAGTGGATGAAGTACTTTTTTTAGAAGATAATACTGCTGCTCCTTTGGAATATAAGTTTGCAGAATATAAAGATAAGGTATTCTCAACTTACAAATATCAACTTGTTCTACAGGCATTGTTGATAAAAGAGAATTACAACATAGAAGTTCAAAAAGGATATATCTGCTATACTCGTAGTAACAGTATGATTAAGGAATTAGCTTTTAAGTTATCAGATTTCAAAAAGGCTAATGACATCATCAAAGACATTATACAGATAGTTGACAAAGGAAAATACCCACAAGCAACAAAATCAAAGAACAAATGTATTGATTGTTGCTACAGAAATATATGTGCATGA